CCCGCGAGCGCGCGGGCCAGCGGCGCCGACGCCGGCTCGTCCGGGCGGTGCCGCACGTGCAGGTGCTGGTCGAGGCCGAGCCGACCGAGTGCGGTGTTCGCGAACACCAACCGGCCGTCCGGATCGCACCCGGCCACGCCGACCCGCAACCGGTCGAGCATCGCGTCGAGGTAGACGCGCCGACGGTCACACTCGGTACGGGCGCCGAACTCGCTCACGAACGTCGAGCAGAGCCGGGCCGCGCTGTCGATGCCGGCCAGCTCATCGGCGCTCCAGCGGCGCGGCTCGTAGTCCATCGCCGCACAGACGCCGATGTTCTCGCCCTGCGCGTCCCGGACCTGGAACCCGGCGTAGGCACGGCCGCCCACGTCGGAGATCGGGGAGTTCGGCGGCACCCGTTCGTCGTCCCCGACGTCCTCGATGATCACCGGCTGCCCGGAGGCGAGCACCAGCGCGCCGATCGTCCGGGACGGCGGCAGACCGCCCGAGGGCTGCCAGCCGTCCGGGAGGCCGTACGCCCCGACCAGCCGGAGCTTCTCGCCGTCGGCCAGGTACACCAGGCCGGCTGCGGCGTGGGCGGCGCGGGCGGTCAGGGCCGCGAGGTGGGCCGCTGCGGAGTCGGCGATCGATAGCCCGCTCAGGTCGAGCGACCGCACGGGCATTCCGCGAACGACGAGTTCCGACGGCTCGACCACTTTCGGCGATCGCGACTCGCGCCTCGTCATCCTTGCGCCCTCCGGGAATCCGCTCTAACGGAGCAGCATAGCATTCTCTGCGCAAAACGGACTTCACCCGGCGCTCCGTTTGGCTCGTAGAGTGACCCCATGGCAGAACCGGTGAAGGGTCCCGCGTCCTACTTTCCCTCGATCGAGAAGAAGTACGGACGACCGATCAGCGAGTGGCAGGACCTCATTCGCACCTCGCCGTTGACGAAGCACCTGGAGCTGGTCAACTGGCTCAAGGCCGAGCACGGGCTCGGCCACGGCCACGCGAACGCCCTCGTCGCCCACACGTTGCAGGACAAATGACCGACTACGCTGCGGCGCTCCTCGACCAGGACCGGCGCTTCGCCGAGCAGCTGCGCGGCGCCGAGCTGGACACGCCGGTACCGACCTGCCCCGATTGGACGCTCTCCCAGCTGCTCCGCCACCTCGGACGCGGGCACCGGTGGGCCGCGCAGATCGTCCGGGAGCGGCGGGACTCCCCGCTCGACCCGCGCGTCGTCGAGGACGGCAAGCCGCCGGCGGACGAGGACGGCGCCCTGGCGTGGGTCGGCGGCGGCGGACAGATACTGCTCGACGCGGTGGCCGGCACCGGTCCGGACACGCCGGTCTGGACGTTCCTCGGCCCACGCCCGGCGGCCTGGTGGATCCGGCGGCGCCTGCACGAGACGACCGTGCACCGCGCGGACGCGGCGATCGCGCTGAGCGTCGAGTACGACCTAGCAGCAGAGCTGGCCGCGGACGGCGTCGGCGAGTGGATCGACTTGATCGCGACCGAGACGGTTACCGGCGCCCGCCCGCAACAGCCGCTGGAGACCGACCTGAGCCTGCACCTGCACGCCACCGACATCGACGCCGAGTGGACGCTGCGCGGCACGCCCGACGGAGTGTTCGTCGAACGGGAGCACGCGAAGGCGACCACCGCACTCCGCGGGCCGGCGCGTGACCTGCTGCTGGCCATCACCCGCCGCCGTCCGGTCGGGGAGACCGAGGTCGAGCTGTTCGGCGACGAATCGGTCTGGCGCACGTGGCTGGAGCGCACGCCGTTCTAGTCTGCGGGCACGAAACGGACGCGGCGGGTGGCCGGGTCAGCCTCCTGCAGACGAACCCGCAGCCGCTGACCCGCCCGTAGCCCCGGCCCCGCACAGCGCGCCCACACCGGCGGCTCGTCCAGCGCGACCGTGCCGCTCTTCCCCTCGCCGGAGACGTCGACCACCGCCGCGTCGAACTCCTCGCCGACGCGGTCGGCGAGGAGCACGGCCTCGGTGAGGTCGACGACCGCGCGCTCGAACTCCCCCGCCCGGCGGGTCGCCGCGGCCATCGTCGCGGGCAGGCCGGGCAGCGCGGCCAGCACCCACTCGGGCACCGGCGTCCCGGCGTACAGCGCGAGACACACCTCGGTCGCGTACCGGTCGGCTAGCCGGCGCAGCGGCGCCGTGACGTGCGCGTACGGTGCGCCGACACCTGCGTGGAACGCCTGCTCCGGCGCCCCGTCGGTGAACGGCGTGTAGCCGGAGCCGCGCAGCAGCGAGGCTGCGAGGTCGAGGAACGCGGCGCCCCGCGGATCCGCCGGGTCGACGCTCGCCACCACGCGCCCCGGCGTCGCGCCCGCCGGCCAGTCGACGCCGAGGCTCGGCGCGACCGCGCGGAGCCGCTCGACGTCCTCCGGCGCGGCCGGTGGCAGCGTCCGCAGCAGGCCGATCCCGCCGCCGAGCATCAGGGCTGCGGCGCACTCCCCGGTCAGCAGCGAGACCTGCGCGTTGTACCGTTCGGCCGGGCTCTGGGCCCGCAGCACCAGTTTCCAGCCGCCGTCGTCGGTGTGCTCGACGTCCTGCTCCGGGACGTCGAGGTCGATGCCACCCCGCGCCAGCACCCGGTCCAGGCGCACCGTGCCGAACCCGGCGAGCCCGGTGAGCGCCTCCGGGCGGGCACCGGCCTCCACTTCCGGATAGGAAAGCTGCGCAATGCTGCGGACGGTGGCCCGCTCGACCCGGACGTCCAGCGGGGTGGCGTCCGCGTCGGTACGGATCGTCCAGACGACCGCGGGCCGGACCTGGTCCGGCAGCAGGCTGGCCGCGCCCTCGCTGAGCACCGCAGGGTGCAGCGGAACCCGGCCGTCCGGGAGGTAGAGCGTGACGCCGCGCGCCGCGGTTTCCCGGTCGAGCACACTGCCGGGCCGCACGAACGCGGCGACGTCGGCGATCGCGTAACGCAGCAGGAACCCGTCGCCGTCCGGCACCAGGTGCAGTGCCTGGTCGAGATCGCGGGATCCGGGCGGGTCGACCGTGACGAACGGAACGTCGGTGAGGTCGGTCCGCGGAAGGTCGGCCGGCGGGGCCGCAGCCTCGGCGAGCGCGTCCGGGGTGAAGTCCGGCGGGGTTTTGAGGTCGGCGCGGATCGCCGCGAAGTCGATCTCCGGCGCCCGCAACCGCCGGGTCGGGACGCCCGCCGCGGGCCGGGCGATACCGGTGTCAGCCATCGTCCGCACGTTATCAGTCGGCCGGGCGCCGGCCGGGGCGGCGCCGCAGCCGGTCGCCGACCGCCAGGAGGATCCGGTCCCGGACCAGCACGAGCAGCGCGACGACGAGCGCGCCGAACACCAGCGGCAGCAGCTGCCCCTGACCGAGCCGGTAGGCGGAGTGACCGATGCCGCTCCGCAGGATCCAGGGCAGCAGCACCGACCGCAACTCGGTCTCCCCGGTCACGGCGACCGTCGTCTCCTCCTCGTCGTCGGCCAGCCGATCGACGACGCCGGTGGCCTCCGGATACGTGGCGACCACCATCTTGCGCGGCGCGACCAGCGCGAACGTGGAGCCTGCCGCGGGCACCAGCCGCAGCGAGTCGCGGACGACGACCTCCGGGACGTCGATCGTCGTCGCCGCCGGCCGCAGCACCGGCCGAGCGGCCAGCGCGGATCGCTCCCGGGCGAGGACCACCGCCCCGTCGGGCCCCGGCGTCGCGCTCCAGCGCTCCTCCGCCAGCCCTGCCTGCAGGTACTGCCAACGCAGCCCGCCGCTCCGGAGCTCCTCGTCTGCGCACCCACGGGCGACGCAGTCGACCACGCGGGCGTCGATGCCGAGCTCCGCCGCGACCGTCGACACGTCGAGACGACCCGCGGCGACGAGCGCACGCAGGTCGTCGTCGGGGGTGGCGGTGGCGCGCGCGGCGTCGTCCGGAGCCCCAGCCAGGTCGGCCAGCGCGTCGGTGAGCGTTCGATCGACGCCGGAGCGCAGCTCCGGATGGGCGGTGAGACTCGGGTGGATCGTGATCCGGTCCTCGATCCGCCAGATGCCGTGCCGCCACGACGCGGTGCCCGCGTAGCGGACCGCGGCGCGCCGATCCGGGCCGATGCCGGTCGGGGGATCGTCTTCGTCGCCGGTGCTGAGCAGCACGGCGATGACGACGAGGGCAGCGGCGGCCAGAAGCCCGGTGACGACGACTGCCCAGCGCAGCGCCGCGCGGGGACGGAACCGGATCAGCGCGACGAGGGCTCCGATCAGGACGCCGAGCGCCACGCCCCGCGCGAGGGACCAGAAGCCGCGGGCGGAGAGGACCGCGATCGCGACGGCGGTGACGACGACCGCGGCCGCGACCACCGCGAGGCGCACACGGGGGGACGGCCGCGGCACCCGCCGCGCGCGCTCGGTGGCCCCGCCCCGGCTGCCCGCCATCCGGCCATCATGCTCGCCGCCCCGAGGCGGCAGTACCTCCGCCGGTGCCGTCCGGGTCCCACGAACGGATACCGGCGGTGGCCGCTTACGGCCGGTAGGTGAGCAGGACGATGCGGTCGTCCAGCACGGTCGTGCCGGCCAGCCGCAGGCCGGCCCGTGGATGTCCGGTGTAGGCGGGCTCCCGTCCGTCGGCCCCCAGCGTGAGCGGGAAGACCATCAGCCGCAGCTGGTCGACCAGCCCGAGCG
This genomic window from Cryptosporangium minutisporangium contains:
- a CDS encoding DUF4287 domain-containing protein, producing the protein MAEPVKGPASYFPSIEKKYGRPISEWQDLIRTSPLTKHLELVNWLKAEHGLGHGHANALVAHTLQDK
- a CDS encoding maleylpyruvate isomerase N-terminal domain-containing protein, whose protein sequence is MTDYAAALLDQDRRFAEQLRGAELDTPVPTCPDWTLSQLLRHLGRGHRWAAQIVRERRDSPLDPRVVEDGKPPADEDGALAWVGGGGQILLDAVAGTGPDTPVWTFLGPRPAAWWIRRRLHETTVHRADAAIALSVEYDLAAELAADGVGEWIDLIATETVTGARPQQPLETDLSLHLHATDIDAEWTLRGTPDGVFVEREHAKATTALRGPARDLLLAITRRRPVGETEVELFGDESVWRTWLERTPF
- a CDS encoding RNB domain-containing ribonuclease, translating into MADTGIARPAAGVPTRRLRAPEIDFAAIRADLKTPPDFTPDALAEAAAPPADLPRTDLTDVPFVTVDPPGSRDLDQALHLVPDGDGFLLRYAIADVAAFVRPGSVLDRETAARGVTLYLPDGRVPLHPAVLSEGAASLLPDQVRPAVVWTIRTDADATPLDVRVERATVRSIAQLSYPEVEAGARPEALTGLAGFGTVRLDRVLARGGIDLDVPEQDVEHTDDGGWKLVLRAQSPAERYNAQVSLLTGECAAALMLGGGIGLLRTLPPAAPEDVERLRAVAPSLGVDWPAGATPGRVVASVDPADPRGAAFLDLAASLLRGSGYTPFTDGAPEQAFHAGVGAPYAHVTAPLRRLADRYATEVCLALYAGTPVPEWVLAALPGLPATMAAATRRAGEFERAVVDLTEAVLLADRVGEEFDAAVVDVSGEGKSGTVALDEPPVWARCAGPGLRAGQRLRVRLQEADPATRRVRFVPAD